A window of Fragaria vesca subsp. vesca linkage group LG7, FraVesHawaii_1.0, whole genome shotgun sequence contains these coding sequences:
- the LOC101301623 gene encoding uncharacterized protein LOC101301623, with the protein MTEPSRPEFEILDNRGKEYHRWVSDVMNMFIGKRLTTTIFTPPNGPQASDEAKTQALMFLRRHIHPTLKKQYLKREDPKDLWDVLKQRFNNVHDVLIPELTTRWESIRLMDFAKVEDYNQAMLDLKAELSFCGVNKTDKEMIEKTLYTFSHR; encoded by the coding sequence ATGACTGAGCCATCCAGGCCCGAGTTCGAGATCCTCGATAACCGAGGTAAGGAATATCACCGATGGGTGTCAGATGTGATGAATATGTTCATCGGCAAGCGATTGACAACCACCATCTTTACGCCGCCGAATGGCCCTCAAGCAAGTGACGAGGCCAAGACACAAGCCCTCATGTTTCTAAGGCGCCACATTCATCCAACTCTGAAGAAACAATACTTGAAAAGGGAAGACCCCAAAGATTTATGGGATGTCTTGAAGCAACGCTTCAACAACGTACATGATGTACTCATTCCAGAGTTGACTACTCGTTGGGAATCCATTAGACTAATGGATTTTGCTAAAGTTGAGGATTACAACCAAGCTATGTTAGACCTCAAAGCAGAATTAAGCTTTTGTGGCGTCAACAAGACTGACAAAGAGATGATTGAGAAGACTTTGTACACTTTCAGTCATCGATGA
- the LOC101307830 gene encoding uncharacterized protein LOC101307830, whose product MLRMERMTADQANPGPLERDIHLAITALKKGSQLLKYGRRGKPKFCPFRLSNDESVLIWYSGKDEKYVKLSHVSRIIPGQRTPIFQRYPRPEKEYQSFSLIYDDRSLDLICKDKDEAEVWFTGLKALISRGLQQKGRAETKSGVTSEANSPRSHTQRSSPLSSPFCSGDSSQKDEVEPFHPHATSESPPKVHLEKALSDAMLYALPPKVPFPSDSASGSFQSLSSGGSDGMNGRTKGAGTDAYRVSLSSAVSSSSQGSGHDDGDALGDVFIWGEGVGDCILGGGLHRVGSSSSSKTDSSVPKVLESAVVLDVQSIACGGRHAAFVTKQGEVFSWGEELGGRLGHGVDADISHPKLIDGLKNLNVEFLACGEYHSCAVTLSGDIYTWGGSTSNFALLGHGFQSSQWIPKKLNGPLEGIHVSSVSCGPWHTAVVTSAGQLFTFGDGTFGVLGHGDRKCISVPREVESLKGLRTVRVACGVWHSAAVVEVMVGSSSSSNCSSGKLFTWGDGDKGRLGHGDKDARLVPTCVAALVEPNFCQVACGQSLTVALTRTGHVYTVGSPVYGQLGIPQADGKLPRRVEGKLMKNFVEEIACGAYHVAVLTSRTEVYTWGKGANGRLGLGDTEDKFSPTLVEALRDKQVKSIVCGTNFTAAICLHKWVSGVDQSMCSGCRLPFNFKRKRHNCYNCGLVLCHSCSSKKCLKAAMAPNPNKPYRVCDNCFGKLRKASETNYSSGSALRKGSVNQGFAEVSENNKDLDSGSTTRSKKLQFSSNCVAPFPHDISERRAFSGTKSFNPVFGSSKKFFSASLPGSRIASRATSPTSRRSSPPRAKTPTPAALSGITLPNVVEYARGTNDGLSEEVLKLRAQVEDLTRKSRVQDIELERTTHQLKEAVKIAGEESAKCRAAKEVIKALTAQLKEMAERLPIRTTRISDIRPLGSSSPTHEVSTAATEKASSPLTSLEPHSIASNTLVVSNAPRVLSNHASNTTEVANSEATARHKNRGTKADTTHGDEWVEQDEPGVYITLVSSPTGVKDLKRVRFSRKRFSEKQAEQWWAANRARVYQQYNVPVVEKSSISVGREGLAH is encoded by the exons ATGTTGCGCATGGAGAGGATGACTGCCGATCAGGCCAATCCGGGCCCGCTCGAGCGCGACATTCACTTG GCCATCACTGCTCTAAAAAAGGGGTCACAGTTACTGAAGTATGGACGCAGAGGAAAGCCCAAATTTTGTCCTTTCAGACTGTCCAAT GATGAATCGGTTCTGATATGGTACTCAGGCAAAGATGAGAAATATGTTAAACTAAGCCATGTTTCTAGAATTATACCTGGCCAGCGCACT CCAATCTTTCAGAGGTATCCTCGGCCGGAGAAGGAATATCAGTCATTTTCTCTTATATACGATGACAGGTCTTTAGATTTG ATATGCAAGGATAAAGATGAAGCTGAGGTCTGGTTTACTGGTCTAAAAGCACTAATATCACGTGGCCTTCAACAGAAGGGGAGAGCAGAAACAAAAAGTGGAGTTACCTCTGAAGCAAATAGCCCAAGATCACATACGCAAAGAAGTTCTCCTTTGAGCTCTCCATTTTGTAGTGGTGATAGTTCACAGAAG GATGAAGTGGAACCCTTTCATCCTCATGCTACATCTGAAAGCCCTCCTAAAGTCCATTTGGAGAAGGCTTTATCAGATGCCATGCTATATGCCCTCCCTCCGAAAGTTCCCTTTCCTTCAGATTCTGCTTCTGGCTCATTTCAGTCTCTGTCATCAGGAGGCTCAGATGGAATGAATGGTCGAACAAAGGGTGCGGGGACAGACGCTTATAGAGTTAGTTTATCAAGTGCAGTTAGCTCATCAAGTCAAGGCTCTGGTCATGATGACGGTGACGCTTTAGGGGATGTTTTCATTTGGGGGGAAGGCGTAGGTGATTGCATTTTGGGTGGGGGATTACATAGAGTTGGTAGTTCTTCTAGTTCTAAGACGGACTCTTCTGTACCTAAAGTCTTGGAATCTGCTGTTGTACTTGATGTTCAAAGTATAGCTTGTGGTGGAAGACATGCTGCTTTTGTAACCAAGCAAGGAGAGGTATTTTCTTGGGGTGAAGAATTAGGAGGCAGACTTGGACATGGTGTAGATGCTGATATCTCCCATCCAAAGCTCATAGATGGTCTCAAAAATCTTAACGTAGAATTTTTAGCATGTGGGGAGTACCATTCTTGTGCAGTAACACTCTCTGGTGATATATACACATGGGGTGGCAGTACTTCTAATTTTGCACTCCTTGGACACGGGTTTCAATCCAGTCAGTGGATCCCAAAAAAGTTAAATGGACCTTTAGAGGGAATTCATGTCTCTTCAGTTTCTTGTGGACCATGGCACACAGCTGTTGTGACCTCTGCTGGTCAATTGTTTACTTTTGGTGATGGAACTTTTGGTGTTCTAGGTCATGGGGATCGCAAGTGTATATCAGTTCCAAGGGAAGTTGAGTCCCTTAAAGGCCTCCGTACTGTTCGAGTAGCTTGTGGTGTTTGGCACTCTGCTGCAGTAGTTGAAGTCATGGTGGGATCATCAAGTTCCAGCAACTGTTCTTCTGGGAAGCTTTTTACATGGGGAGATGGTGATAAAGGTCGACTTGGGCATGGTGATAAGGATGCAAGACTTGTGCCCACTTGTGTTGCTGCTTTGGTTGAACCCAACTTCTGTCAAGTTGCATGTGGACAAAGTCTGACTGTTGCCCTTACAAGAACTGGCCATGTTTACACTGTAGGAAGCCCTGTTTATGGTCAATTAGGGATCCCTCAAGCTGATGGGAAACTCCCGCGCCGTGTTGAGGGAAAGCTAATGAAGAATTTTGTTGAAGAAATTGCTTGTGGTGCTTATCATGTTGCAGTCTTAACGTCGAGAACTGAAGTTTACACTTGGGGAAAGGGTGCAAATGGTAGGTTAGGTCTTGGGGATACAGAGGATAAATTTTCACCAACATTAGTTGAAGCACTAAGAGACAAACAAGTCAAAAGTATTGTTTGCGGCACTAACTTTACAGCAGCCATCTGTCTTCATAAATGGGTCTCTGGTGTTGATCAATCAATGTGTTCTGGCTGTCGCCTTCCATTTAACTTTAAAAGAAAAAGACACAACTGCTACAATTGTGGACTTGTATTATGCCATTCGTGCAGTAGCAAAAAGTGCCTCAAGGCTGCGATGGCACCAAATCCGAACAAACCATATCGAGTTTGTGATAATTGTTTTGGGAAACTTAGAAAGGCCTCTGAAACCAACTATTCATCTGGTTCTGCTTTGAGAAAAGGAAGTGTAAATCAGGGATTCGCTGAAGTGAGTGAAAATAATAAAGATTTGGACAGTGGTTCAACCACAAGAAGCAAGAAACTACAGTTTAGCAGTAATTGTGTTGCTCCTTTTCCACATGACATCTCTGAGCGCCGTGCATTCAGTGGGACTAAATCTTTCAACCCAGTATTTGGATCTTCCAAAAAGTTTTTCTCAGCTTCTCTTCCTGGATCAAGAATTGCTTCTCGAGCAACATCACCAACATCCAGGCGATCTAGTCCGCCTCGTGCGAAAACACCAACCCCTGCTGCTCTCTCAGGGATCACGTTGCCAAATGTTGTGGAATATGCTAGAGGGACAAATGATGGTCTAAGTGAAGAAGTTCTTAAATTAAGAGCTCAG GTTGAAGATCTTACTCGTAAAAGTCGAGTTCAAGATATTGAGCTGGAAAGAACAACGCACCAATTAAAGGAGGCTGTCAAAATAGCAGGGGAAGAAAGTGCAAAATGTAGAGCAGCAAAGGAAGTAATTAAAGCGCTCACAGCTCAA TTAAAAGAAATGGCTGAAAGGTTACCCATTAGAACAACAAGAATCAGTGACATACGTCCATTAGGCTCTTCTAGTCCTACCCATGAAGTTTCTACTGCAGCCACTGAGAAAGCAAGCAGTCCGTTGACCTCCCTTGAACCACATTCTATTGCATCAAATACCCTGGTGGTTTCTAATGCACCAAGGGTCTTGAGTAATCATGCTTCAAATACCACTGAAGTGGCAAATTCAGAAGCAACTGCTAGGCATAAGAACAGGGGAACAAAAGCTGATACCACACATGGGGATGAATGGGTTGAGCAAGACGAGCCTGGTGTATATATTACCCTTGTTTCCTCACCAACAGGAGTCAAAGATCTCAAGCGTGTTCGCTTCAG TCGAAAGCGGTTCAGTGAGAAACAAGCAGAACAGTGGTGGGCGGCAAATAGGGCTAGAGTATATCAGCAGTATAATGTTCCTGTGGTTGAAAAATCTAGTATTTCCGTAGGAAGAGAAGGATTGGCTCATTGA
- the LOC101301916 gene encoding uncharacterized protein LOC101301916, whose translation MRSRLREDEEDDEEDDAQRRRNTTQVMAEAAGWLATNPLQQQPQWGGSVRGRATCHRSHEVANEKLLNDYFVADPVYPAEIFRRRYRMRREVFLRILDHAQMTCFRQSKDCVGRPGFSPHQKLTCALRMLANKCSADSLDESFRMPESTAIKNLVIPLSLSIKNTTSELLQLKIWIGFYKEPGQTPQLSYHVNGTPYEFGYYLADGIYPKWATLIQSIKHLENEVEEYFSTKQEAYRKDAERVFGILQARFAIIRQPSRGWGRDLLSTIMLAA comes from the exons ATGAGATCGAGGCTACGTGAGGATGAGGAAGATGATGAAGAAGATGATGCACAAAGGCGAAGAAATACAACACAAGTTATGGCGGAAGCAGCTGGCTGGTTAGCTACTAACCCACTCCAACAACAACCTCAATGGGGTGGCTCTGTTCGAGGTCGTGCTACCTGTCACCGATCACATGAGGTAGCTAATGAAAAATTATTAAATGATTACTTTGTAGCTGACCCTGTGTACCCTGCGGAAATCTTTAGACGACGTTATAGGATGAGGCGTGAAGTGTTCCTTCGCATATTAGATCATGCGCAGATGACATGCTTTAGGCAGTCAAAAGATTGTGTCGGGCGTCCAGGATTCTCGCCTCATCAGAAATTGACATGTGCACTCCGAATGCTAGCTAATAAATGCTCGGCTGATTCCTTAGATGAATCCTTCCGTATGCCTGAGTCAACAGCCATCAAGAATTTGGTCATACCATTGTCACTATCTATTAAGAACACTACCTCTGAGCTCCTACAATTGAAGATCTGGATAGGCTTCTACAAAGAGCCAG GTCAGACACCGCAACTTAGCTATCATGTCAACGGAACTCCTTACGAGTTTGGGTACTACCTTGCTGATGGCATCTACCCAAAGTGGGCGACACTTATTCAATCAATCAAACATCTTGAGAATGAAGTAGAAGAGTACTTTTCCACTAAGCAAGAGGCATACAGGAAGGATGCTGAAAGGGTATTTGGGATTCTACAAGCACGATTTGCAATTATTAGGCAACCTTCAAGAGGTTGGGGCCGAGATTTATTATCGACAATCATGTTAGCTGCATAA